The following are from one region of the Phormidium sp. PBR-2020 genome:
- a CDS encoding response regulator: MNSRRDQGYVYFLSEAPELLQAVEDGLLKLHEGNRVQNVHGMMRATHTLKGAAANVGLQGLKSISHSMEDAFKALYNEEIPIDNELEGLLFEGYECLRNALTAEMNQTPIDEEVLLNRAADVLARLRDKLGDDFGQKEYIPTSSELGFDIAKSIFELGVQQRLDDLQRCVEQGDIKELEENLRSGTEVFIGLGESLNLPGWSQIAETVLQALGQSPKQVQTIGELALADYQQGQRQVLGGDRDSGGSPSAGLLALAQGKVPEAKGTRGVVPSSPGPVDALPTEEFHQEETALDVELGQFRKFLGDQRYGKPVSPGVAEFFEEAIRTVAAWFAREEEIPLANFCFELMVPKLPRKKANHKKTVVKTASGIKKWVEAFLASIEQPKDSESLKLYRHWTMLSMLVMLAKFQYASDTQQPKTYEDVMLVEALRRLNRAVGDRYQELPPVSKREKNWLKYPAIEQLRKAALEQESQEDEDLLEGVWGDLDDAPAAMNDDLIPQRDESTLEAVVESEIPEPETGVETGAEIAAEGESQTDSPQEASEAPLTTPASESTASDVVEDPVEEGEFFEETPSASKSKTQDSTRTAAEGTTRQLVSVDIKGLERLNHRLGELLVDRNRQALEEEALQQSAVRLRSQLHQHRDTISQLLDWSEQTLMVTGDAARVIGHDPFGGNPLSTPIAGDGFNFDSIADLHLLLKTAFGQVTGLEQNTDDIYGRSRELAQLMEKQQQLLSVMQDDLVDVRMLPFREVLQRFPLMLQQLSRIQGKQVTLEMDGNDLLIEQSIAQKLYEPLLHLVRNAFDHGIESPEDRLAAGKPEVGTISIRAYNQGVQTTIEVRDDGRGLNLEGIRRKAVEGKFLSEEEARQMISTKHLDVLFEPGFSTAGQVNEISGRGVGLDVVRSQLQTLKGRIAVESQPGQGTVFILQIPLSITIAKVLVVQAGGSAYGLLLDSIDKIVMPPPGHLKHFENHRVLQLDTEDDNRTMVSVRQLADLLHYQSSLVEDKQEPTTNKLSISRDLSAPILLLRHAGRLMGLEVDRIIGEQELVIRPLGQAIAPPPYVYGCSILSDSRLALVIDGGEIFQSQTGPTLPQTSVSQPQFSRSSQGRSAVALSSSDRPASSASLDDRVSPPSLSPVAGNSPSQSIALLVIDDSINLRHTLTSTLRDAGYEVIQARDGQEAISQLQEHPEIALALCDIEMPHMNGFEFLTYCRQGGPLAQLPIVMLTSHSSQKYRQIAKELGCTGYLTKPLSQPELLSILEELLGEEGRGQ; encoded by the coding sequence ATGAACAGCCGTCGTGATCAAGGATATGTCTATTTCCTGAGTGAAGCCCCGGAGTTGCTGCAAGCCGTGGAAGATGGTCTGCTGAAACTTCATGAGGGAAATCGGGTTCAGAATGTCCATGGCATGATGCGGGCAACTCATACCTTAAAGGGGGCGGCGGCCAATGTAGGCTTGCAGGGGTTGAAATCCATTTCTCATTCGATGGAGGATGCCTTTAAGGCCCTTTATAATGAAGAGATTCCCATTGATAATGAGTTGGAAGGTCTCTTATTTGAGGGCTATGAATGTCTGCGAAATGCCTTAACGGCAGAGATGAATCAGACCCCTATCGATGAGGAGGTTTTGTTAAATCGAGCGGCAGATGTGTTAGCTCGTTTGCGGGATAAGTTGGGGGATGATTTTGGGCAAAAAGAGTATATACCAACCTCATCTGAGTTGGGATTTGATATTGCTAAATCTATTTTTGAGCTGGGTGTTCAACAGCGTTTGGATGACCTTCAACGTTGTGTTGAACAGGGAGATATTAAAGAACTTGAGGAAAATTTGAGGTCAGGAACTGAGGTTTTTATTGGCTTAGGAGAATCCTTGAATTTGCCCGGTTGGAGTCAGATTGCTGAGACGGTTTTACAAGCCTTGGGGCAGAGTCCGAAACAGGTTCAGACCATTGGCGAGTTGGCGTTAGCCGATTACCAGCAGGGACAACGGCAGGTGTTGGGGGGCGATCGCGATTCGGGGGGATCGCCATCGGCGGGGTTACTGGCCCTGGCCCAGGGAAAGGTTCCCGAGGCGAAAGGGACGCGGGGGGTAGTTCCCAGTTCCCCTGGGCCCGTAGATGCGTTGCCGACTGAGGAGTTCCATCAGGAGGAGACGGCGTTAGATGTGGAACTAGGGCAGTTTCGGAAGTTTTTGGGAGACCAACGCTATGGAAAACCGGTCTCCCCTGGGGTGGCTGAGTTTTTTGAGGAGGCGATTCGCACTGTGGCGGCTTGGTTTGCCCGGGAGGAAGAGATTCCCCTGGCGAACTTTTGTTTTGAGTTAATGGTTCCCAAGTTGCCCCGCAAGAAGGCGAATCATAAAAAAACTGTGGTGAAAACAGCGTCGGGGATTAAGAAATGGGTTGAGGCCTTTTTAGCCTCAATTGAGCAACCTAAGGATAGTGAGAGTCTCAAGCTGTATCGCCATTGGACCATGCTCTCGATGCTGGTGATGTTGGCTAAGTTTCAATATGCCAGTGATACCCAGCAACCGAAAACCTATGAAGACGTGATGTTAGTCGAAGCCCTACGCCGTCTCAATCGGGCCGTGGGCGATCGCTATCAGGAGTTACCCCCCGTCTCGAAACGGGAAAAAAACTGGCTTAAATACCCCGCCATCGAGCAGTTGCGGAAGGCCGCCCTAGAACAGGAATCGCAGGAGGATGAGGATCTCCTAGAAGGGGTTTGGGGAGATTTAGATGACGCCCCAGCGGCCATGAACGATGACCTGATCCCCCAAAGGGATGAATCAACCCTAGAGGCGGTGGTTGAGTCGGAAATCCCAGAACCGGAGACAGGGGTAGAGACAGGGGCAGAGATAGCAGCAGAGGGGGAGTCCCAAACCGACTCACCCCAGGAAGCTTCAGAGGCCCCGTTGACCACTCCAGCCTCTGAATCAACGGCCTCCGATGTCGTCGAAGATCCGGTTGAGGAGGGGGAATTTTTTGAGGAGACCCCCTCGGCATCCAAGTCAAAAACCCAAGACAGCACGCGAACGGCGGCGGAGGGAACAACGCGGCAGTTAGTGAGTGTCGATATTAAGGGACTCGAACGTCTCAATCACCGTTTGGGGGAGTTACTGGTCGATCGCAACCGTCAGGCCCTCGAAGAAGAAGCCCTACAACAATCGGCGGTGCGACTGCGATCGCAACTCCATCAACACCGAGATACGATTAGTCAACTTTTGGACTGGTCAGAACAAACCCTCATGGTGACGGGAGATGCGGCCCGAGTCATAGGACATGATCCCTTTGGCGGTAATCCCCTCAGCACCCCAATTGCCGGGGATGGCTTTAACTTCGATAGCATTGCCGATTTGCATCTGCTTCTCAAAACTGCCTTCGGTCAAGTCACGGGACTCGAACAGAACACCGACGACATTTATGGTCGCAGTCGGGAACTGGCCCAGTTAATGGAAAAACAACAACAACTGCTTTCTGTGATGCAAGATGATTTAGTCGATGTTCGCATGTTGCCGTTCCGGGAAGTGTTACAGCGGTTCCCGTTAATGTTGCAGCAACTGTCGCGCATTCAGGGAAAACAGGTGACCCTGGAAATGGATGGGAATGATCTCCTGATTGAACAGAGTATCGCCCAAAAACTTTATGAACCGCTCCTACATCTGGTTCGCAATGCCTTTGATCATGGGATTGAGTCCCCGGAAGACCGTCTTGCGGCGGGGAAACCGGAGGTGGGGACTATCTCCATTCGTGCCTACAATCAGGGGGTTCAGACCACGATTGAGGTGCGGGACGATGGACGGGGATTGAACTTAGAGGGGATTCGTCGCAAAGCCGTGGAGGGAAAATTTCTCTCGGAAGAGGAGGCCCGACAGATGATTTCCACGAAACATCTCGATGTGTTGTTTGAACCAGGGTTCTCCACGGCGGGCCAGGTGAATGAGATTTCTGGGCGGGGTGTGGGCCTCGATGTGGTGCGATCGCAACTCCAAACCCTGAAGGGCCGAATTGCGGTGGAGTCTCAGCCGGGCCAGGGAACGGTCTTTATTTTGCAAATTCCTCTCTCGATTACCATCGCCAAGGTGTTGGTGGTTCAGGCGGGAGGGTCGGCCTATGGTCTCTTGTTGGACTCCATCGATAAAATTGTCATGCCGCCACCGGGCCATCTCAAGCATTTTGAAAATCATCGTGTCTTGCAACTCGACACCGAAGACGACAACCGGACAATGGTGTCGGTACGTCAGTTAGCCGATTTGTTGCATTATCAATCGTCCCTGGTTGAGGATAAACAGGAACCCACCACCAACAAACTCTCGATTTCCCGAGATTTAAGTGCGCCGATTCTCTTACTGCGTCACGCTGGCCGGCTGATGGGGTTAGAAGTGGATCGCATTATTGGGGAACAGGAGTTAGTGATTCGGCCTCTGGGGCAGGCGATCGCCCCGCCGCCCTACGTTTATGGTTGTAGTATCCTCAGTGATAGTCGTCTGGCGTTGGTAATCGATGGAGGGGAAATCTTCCAAAGCCAAACGGGGCCAACTTTGCCGCAAACCAGCGTATCTCAACCTCAGTTTAGCCGCAGTTCCCAGGGGCGATCGGCTGTTGCCCTGAGTTCCTCAGACCGTCCCGCCTCGTCGGCCAGCCTAGATGATAGAGTTTCGCCCCCGTCCCTGTCTCCTGTGGCCGGCAACTCTCCGAGTCAGTCCATCGCTTTGTTAGTGATTGATGACTCCATTAACCTTCGCCACACCCTGACGTCCACCTTACGGGATGCCGGGTATGAAGTCATCCAGGCCCGAGATGGACAGGAAGCCATTTCCCAACTTCAAGAGCATCCTGAGATTGCCCTAGCCCTCTGTGACATTGAAATGCCCCACATGAATGGCTTTGAGTTCCTCACCTACTGTCGTCAGGGCGGTCCCTTAGCCCAACTCCCCATTGTCATGCTGACCTCCCACAGCAGCCAAAAATACCGCCAAATCGCCAAAGAACTCGGCTGTACCGGCTATCTAACGAAACCTCTCTCGCAACCGGAGTTGTTGTCCATATTGGAGGAGTTGTTGGGGGAAGAGGGGAGAGGGCAATAG